A window of Gossypium hirsutum isolate 1008001.06 chromosome D13, Gossypium_hirsutum_v2.1, whole genome shotgun sequence genomic DNA:
CTAAGAATTATCCAATTAAGAAAACATggactaaatttacaattttacaaatAGTATAGgactaatatcataatttaactaaacaaatttaactgttatggactaaaatttatcaaattaaaatgtaaagactaaatctataacttatGTGCAGTACAtggactaatagtagaatttcaCCTTCTAGTTCTAATGCTTTCCCCTTGTGATGGTTTAGAAGGGAATGGCAAGTGCATTAGATACATTTTGTGGTCAGTCTTTTGGAGCGAAACAGTATCACATGCTTGGTATTCACTTGCAAGGGTCCTTGCTTGTTCTACTAACAGCCAGCATTCCCTTGGCATTTATATGGGCCAATGCTGCTTCCATCCTTTTATTCTTCGGGCAAGACCCGGAAATAGCGGCCGAAGCCGGTAAATACGCTCGTTTCATGCTGCCAAGCATCTTCGGTTTCGCCATCCAGGAATGCCATATCAGGTTCTTACAAGCTCAAAACAATGTGGTTCCAATGATGATAATCTCAGGATTCACAACATTACTTCACATCCTTGTTTGTTGGATACTGGTGTTCAAGTCCGGTCTCGGAAACAAAGGCGCCGCTTTGGCGAACGCATTCTCGTACTGGACTAATGCTCTGCTTCTAGTATTGTATGTCAGAACCTCTCCTTCTTGTAAGAAAACTTGGACAGGTTACTCCATGGAAGCTTTCTATGGTATCCTTAAGTTCTTGAAACTATCAATTCCTTCAGCTATAATGCTCAGGTGATTATGATTGTTTATGGTCATAGTTATACGAATGTCTTGATTGTAACTGTAATTCCGTCTGTACATGTTTCGGAACAGCCTGGAAATCTGGTCCTTTGAGATGATGGTCCTTTTATCTGGTTTGCTTCCAAATCCAAAGCTTGAAACTTCAGTTTTGGCAATCAGGTTTATATCCCATTCCATTAAATGCGATACCTTTAAATTAGGTAAATGTATGACGGAGCCCTTGTATTAGAAATTAGAGTGTATTTTGGTTTACTCTAttcaaaaaataggtaaattagtcattgtacgtTAGACCCAATAATAAATcggtctttttattaaaaattttatctatttttactgttaaaaactggtctTTGTACGTCAGTTTGAGGTATATATAGCACACCACATGTCATTGTCTAGTTATTCTGTGAGCTACACCAATTTATAAGAATACAAAGGGATAGAATTTTTACtagaaatgatcaatttgctctttaatctaatgtataggggctaatttacctatttttttagtTGAGTgagtaaaatgcaatctgactccaaATACAAGAGCCttcataatatttttacttttaaattataATCAACAATAATGTCAGCAAATATCATTGACCAATTGTGAATCTGTTACTCTTTCAGCCTTAATACATGTTCAACAATTTATATGATACCCCTTGGACTCAGTGCTGCAGTGAGGTGAGCTTTCAATAACTTCATGCAATTTAATTGCttctttttgttattaatttcCCTCTTATGGTTATATTCTTTGATCAGCACAAGAGCTTCCAATGAACTAGGAGCCGGGCGACCGCGGGCCGCTCGA
This region includes:
- the LOC121225287 gene encoding protein DETOXIFICATION 16 isoform X2 is translated as MEKENLEEQRDCLESPLIPQSQQGFAKDEILGEVKKQLLLAGPLVSVNFLVFALQLISVMFVGHLGNLPLSGASMATSFASVTGFSLLGMASALDTFCGQSFGAKQYHMLGIHLQGSLLVLLTASIPLAFIWANAASILLFFGQDPEIAAEAGKYARFMLPSIFGFAIQECHIRFLQAQNNVVPMMIISGFTTLLHILVCWILVFKSGLGNKGAALANAFSYWTNALLLVLYVRTSPSCKKTWTGYSMEAFYGILKFLKLSIPSAIMLSLEIWSFEMMVLLSGLLPNPKLETSVLAISLNTCSTIYMIPLGLSAAVSTRASNELGAGRPRAARLAICVTLLMVVTEGTVIGTVMISGRKYWGYLYSKDEQVVKYVGQMLLLIAAAHLIDGIQSVLTGVARGCGWQKIGAWINLGAYHLIGTPCSVLLAFVYHLGGKGLWTGLIVALFVQAVCLAIVTLNIKWEEEAKKAVNRATNS
- the LOC121225287 gene encoding protein DETOXIFICATION 16 isoform X1, coding for MEKENLEEQRDCLESPLIPQSQQGFAKDEILGEVKKQLLLAGPLVSVNFLVFALQLISVMFVGHLGNLPLSGASMATSFASVTGFSLLKGMASALDTFCGQSFGAKQYHMLGIHLQGSLLVLLTASIPLAFIWANAASILLFFGQDPEIAAEAGKYARFMLPSIFGFAIQECHIRFLQAQNNVVPMMIISGFTTLLHILVCWILVFKSGLGNKGAALANAFSYWTNALLLVLYVRTSPSCKKTWTGYSMEAFYGILKFLKLSIPSAIMLSLEIWSFEMMVLLSGLLPNPKLETSVLAISLNTCSTIYMIPLGLSAAVSTRASNELGAGRPRAARLAICVTLLMVVTEGTVIGTVMISGRKYWGYLYSKDEQVVKYVGQMLLLIAAAHLIDGIQSVLTGVARGCGWQKIGAWINLGAYHLIGTPCSVLLAFVYHLGGKGLWTGLIVALFVQAVCLAIVTLNIKWEEEAKKAVNRATNS